Part of the Virgibacillus natechei genome is shown below.
AATATGATGGTGAGCCTAACGAATACGAACAGGAGGTAATCATTATGCCAAACCGAAATAATATATATTTCTATTACAAAAAAGATGATGAGCTCGAAAATAAGCTACAAACATTATTTAGCTTAGCGGAAGAAAACAACTTTAACATTGTCGATAACGCTAAAGATGCAAGTATTATTGTAAGTATAGGTGGAGATGGTACATTCCTACAGGCCGTCCGTAAAACTGGATTTCGTCAAGATTGCTTATACACAGGAATTACAAGTTCTGGTGAATCAGGCTTATATTGTGATTTTAATATGGATAACTTTAGTGAAATGCTTGATACAATACAACATGCAGAAATGGAAGTTCGACGTTTCCCTGTGATAAAAGTGGATATTAACGGGGAATCATCTTTTTACTGTCTTAACGAATTAAGTGTAAGGTCAACCATTATTACAACAATTGCCATCAATGTAGGAATTGATGATAATCATTTTGAAACATTTCGTGGCGATGGATTAATTGTTGCAACACCAACCGGGAGCACTGGATACAACAAATCAACCCATGGTGCTGTGATTGACCCTTTGCTTCCTAGTTTCCAAGTATCAGAGCTTGCATCATTAAATAATAATCGGTATCGTACACTAGGTTCATCATTTGTCTTAAGCAAAGATCGTAAATTAACATTGGAAGTCATTCAAGATGGGAATGACTACCCTATTATCGGAATGGATAACGAAGCTTTCTCTATTCAAAACATAAAAGATATGACAGTAACATTAAGTGACAAAGTGATTAAAACACTTAAGCTAAAGAACAACTCTTATTGGGATCGTGTCAAACGCACTTTCCTATGAACAAAAGCGCAAGCGCCCGTTTAGCAATGTACAAACTGCGCTCAGCGCTGCGGGTGGTTCAACGTTGCCACGCAAAGTGGCGGTTTTAGTTGAACTTCCACCCCGCAATGAGATTAGATGAACTTGACTTATCGCCAGTAGTGGCGAAAGTCAAAGTGAATCTTATGCTTGGAAAGCGAAAAGGAAACATGCCCCTTCATAGGGGTATGCCGACGCCTGAGCGCAAGCCCGGTTTTAGTCGGCCTTCCTTAAACCAAGTGAGTCGATGTTGACTTTCACCACAAGGGTATAAGTGCGACTAAGCCTCTGGCAGAGCCAATCGGCAAGTCTTCTTTTCACCCACAGGGCATAAGTGCGACTTTACTTCTGCCTACGCCTCCGGCTTGGAAATCAGTAAGTCTTCTTTATCGTAATGGAGGAGTGTGAAGTTTGATAGTTGCTGGGCGCTGGCGCTGGAGCTGGACGTGGATATTTCGGTAACTAAGTTATCCACAGTATTTAAATTCTATATTTTCCCATGCAAAGAAAAAACCTTCCCCTCTTAGTGGGAAGGTTCTTTTTTGTATGCAATGTCACCATCAACAACCGTCATGGCTACCGTTATTTCATTTATTTTCTCAGGATCCGTTTGAAATATATCTTCTTCCAAAATAGTAAAATCAGCTTTAAATCCTTCTGCTATTATCCCTCTCTGTGTTTCTTGACCAATTGCATAGGCGCTTCCAACCGTATACAGCCTAACTGCTTCGAATATGGATAACTTCTCCTCTGGATTATATACTTCGCCATCTAAAGAAGACTTTCTTGTAACAGCTGCTTGTATTCCAAGTAACGGATTCACTTCTTCTATAGGTGCGTCAGAGCCTCCTGCACACTGTATATTACTTTTTAGTAATGTTTTCCATGGATAAGATAAAGCTAAACGCTCTTCGCCAACCCGATCGATCACCCAGGGAAAATCAGATGTGACAAATGAAGGTTGAATATCGACGACAACTGGTAGATCTGAAAGCATATCTAAGGTGTGCTGATTTAAGATTTGTCCATGAATAATTCTATCTCGAGCATTATTTTCCAGCGGGTACTTTTTAATAATCGAAACAACTTCATTTGCCGCATGATCACCAATTGCATGAACAGCAATTGGCAGTCCATGCACGCGTGCTTCCTGAACAATGGCTTCTAATTTTTCCGTATCATGAATAGCCACGCCTTTATTCCCAGCATCATCCGCATAATCATCACGGAGCCAAGCTGTCCTACCACCCAATGCACCGTCCGCAAAAATTTTCACTGCTCCAAGCTCAACATACGCTGTCCCATCTAAATAACCTAAATTATCACCTACCATGTCACCCATTACTTCATGATGGACAAGCAAATGTGCCTTAAACTTACGCTTATCATGAATGGAATTTGTAAACGCATGGAATGTTTTGTGAAAACCACCGTAATAATTTAGGTCTTCACTATGACCACCAACCAAGCCTTTGGATAATAAATCGTCTACAGCTATTTTAATAACCTGCTCCAAGTAATTTTGCGACACACTTGGCATTGCTTGCTTTACTAATTCCTGGGCCGTATCTAAAAGATAGCCACTTAAATCACCCTTTTCATCTCGTACTATAATGCCACCTTGTGGATCAGGACTCTGATTCGAAATGTTTGCCATTTTCATTGCTTTAGAATTAACTATTATGGCATGCCTGCAAACACGTGTTAGAACCACTGGATTATCTGTACTTATCTCGTCCAATTCATCTTTATGTATAATGGTTGGATCATCCCACTGATTTTCATTCCAACCTTCTCCAATAAGCCATTCCCCTTCAGAGAGGTTAGACATTCGGTTTTGTAAGGCCTCTTTCACCTGTGCTGCAGACTTCATTTGTGATAAATCTAATCGTAACAGTTTTTCACCATGACCAATGATATGCATATGGCTGTCAATAAATCCTGGGAGAATCGTTTTCCCTTTTAAGTTAATTTCCTTTTCAATTTGTTTATAACACGCATGGTATAGAAATTCATATGTACCTACTGCCTTAATCGTATCCCCTTCAGTAAAAACAGCTTCTACAGCTGAACCATTCGTTTCCAGTGTATAGATTTGACCACCAAACCATAAAATCCCCATGTTGATTTTCCTCTCTGCTTCAGAATAAGTCTCTCTAAGCAGATTACCTATTTCACGCAGAAAAATCAAGGGCTATCCCCTTAACAGGAATAGCCCTTTAGTCATATTAATATTTTATTTAATAAAATTTATTGTTGTCCACCGAATTGTTGTTCAGCCATTTGAACAAGACGCTTCGTAATTTCTCCACCAACAGAACCGTTAGAACGAGAAGTTGAATCAGGTCCAAGCTGTACACCAAACTCTTGCGCAATTTCAGTCTTCATTTGATCCAATGCTTGTTGAACACCAGGTACTACTAATTGGTTTGAATTATTATTATTAGCCATGTTAGTTCACCTCCTTGGTACTTCTAGAATGTGTAACAAGAAGGAAAACCATGCATCAATTTAATTGGAAGTTGTTGTTAGATTAACTAATATTTTACCAATCCGTTTTATCGCAGTTTAACGAGAAGTCAGAATAAATACACGTCCTGTTTGCGTCAAACCTCCGCTTAATGAACCTTTATAAAAGATCCTCAAATGCTGCTACTTGTTTTTTATCGGTTATTTTTACAACTTCGATTTCATTCACTGCTTCCTCAATCAAATTAGTAAAATCTTTCGTTGATTC
Proteins encoded:
- a CDS encoding NAD kinase, translating into MPNRNNIYFYYKKDDELENKLQTLFSLAEENNFNIVDNAKDASIIVSIGGDGTFLQAVRKTGFRQDCLYTGITSSGESGLYCDFNMDNFSEMLDTIQHAEMEVRRFPVIKVDINGESSFYCLNELSVRSTIITTIAINVGIDDNHFETFRGDGLIVATPTGSTGYNKSTHGAVIDPLLPSFQVSELASLNNNRYRTLGSSFVLSKDRKLTLEVIQDGNDYPIIGMDNEAFSIQNIKDMTVTLSDKVIKTLKLKNNSYWDRVKRTFL
- a CDS encoding amidohydrolase, with translation MIFLREIGNLLRETYSEAERKINMGILWFGGQIYTLETNGSAVEAVFTEGDTIKAVGTYEFLYHACYKQIEKEINLKGKTILPGFIDSHMHIIGHGEKLLRLDLSQMKSAAQVKEALQNRMSNLSEGEWLIGEGWNENQWDDPTIIHKDELDEISTDNPVVLTRVCRHAIIVNSKAMKMANISNQSPDPQGGIIVRDEKGDLSGYLLDTAQELVKQAMPSVSQNYLEQVIKIAVDDLLSKGLVGGHSEDLNYYGGFHKTFHAFTNSIHDKRKFKAHLLVHHEVMGDMVGDNLGYLDGTAYVELGAVKIFADGALGGRTAWLRDDYADDAGNKGVAIHDTEKLEAIVQEARVHGLPIAVHAIGDHAANEVVSIIKKYPLENNARDRIIHGQILNQHTLDMLSDLPVVVDIQPSFVTSDFPWVIDRVGEERLALSYPWKTLLKSNIQCAGGSDAPIEEVNPLLGIQAAVTRKSSLDGEVYNPEEKLSIFEAVRLYTVGSAYAIGQETQRGIIAEGFKADFTILEEDIFQTDPEKINEITVAMTVVDGDIAYKKEPSH
- a CDS encoding alpha/beta-type small acid-soluble spore protein, yielding MANNNNSNQLVVPGVQQALDQMKTEIAQEFGVQLGPDSTSRSNGSVGGEITKRLVQMAEQQFGGQQ